A single window of Channa argus isolate prfri chromosome 10, Channa argus male v1.0, whole genome shotgun sequence DNA harbors:
- the fhdc2 gene encoding FH2 domain-containing protein 1 isoform X1: MLINLSVAIKEARLSWNTVFHDTVEVTAMDSHAVLVSPSLPPLAPPPPPPPPPPLPASSSSPPFSRTDSARRSRLRKLNWERIPKEKVEGRKSVWTGAAPDEEEFPIDLHSLDELFGQKDSKPQERTNTQRRRSALLHCKFSQESSEEISLLDSKRSMNIGIFLRQFKMPPTEIVEDIKQGAGDRYGAEKLTELRKLLPDTEEESRLRRFGGERRWLGKPDLFMLLLVEVPSFRLRLDAMILQQEFDPSVTSLCVAARCLREAARELLSCPELHSILRLVLKAGNYMNAGGYAGNAAGFRISSLLKLADTKANKPGMNLLHFVAMEAVKKDQSLLSFPSQLGHVGPASRLCEESVLEDVIKLKSRVVALKANIQSETEIQQHTQPFLEVAEERLKEAEDEVEGMKMSSQALLEFFCEDDSTFKLEEACRVIHLFCLRFQRAVQENAEREQKEQKRLERQREMVEKRRSLAVCTGLDLNLSLAREPHSQENKDELEKLLEKNLSYTWNRRSLRSSDPRRHSQRPHNDTHNSSMLKSFPVLGTSPTSTSYHSNSSSDQENTTVLCSSPETDGTCSPIEQESVLSSRNSARPSQNNQSMKAVMVSHVDTFSTCKNEHEFAYKQRGPDNISYVLQGQLKETGLYKGADISLQHVALMSTKSSPGSCNQAALNTDTSTLSIKSQASVHRFGLPLTDNNHPPQHKSDDSSVKKSLPKSVHMRGILSQSDTMAGLLRYQISDAQTSVNVLDKVQPEPQIRETSVEMHLPSLNKQPDKEAASTPVEETWMPSSLPEFSQSQPEERSDLPCPAQQITKSYSCVGESLECHTLVKGLRSYDTMSPPASPLPRPAPSLCSKWRKEREVDLREGTSTGYPRSKEETRTMKIPVRSGILAKRGLVSRAGPSNSTGIPRVRSKNEPLNGAPVPTNTSIAIRVSTSRSISMRSSSGTRLAAVQAEVKRSNSTRERTVSETQNPAKLTLGCKSSNRSVPEKLSDSKQPAFIRGSPLRVSKRLAPNSETQVPAQPCTTHIPSSATAKTIRTAVITAARNKTAKTTSTSPSSTNSKIPTVSRIPGPKLPRATVSQPLWR; encoded by the exons atgctcatcaacctgtctgtgGCCATCAAGGAGGCACGTCTTTCATGGAACACAGTCTTTCATGACACTGTGGAAGTGACAGCCATGGACTCACATGCGGTGCTAGTCTCCCCTTCACTGCCTCCCCTAgcacctccaccacctcctcctccacctcctcctctccctgcgTCGTCCTCCTCCCCCCCTTTCAGCCGGACAGACAGTGCCCGTCGGAGCCGCCTGAGGAAGCTCAACTGGGAGCGTATTCCCAAAGAGAAGGTGGAGGGGAGGAAGAGTGTGTGGACTGGTGCAGCCCCGGATGAGGAAGAGTTCCCTATTGACCTCCATTCATTGGATGAGCTGTTTGGTCAGAAGGACAGTAAGCCCCAGGAGAGAACCAACACTCAAAGACGccgctctgctctgctgcactgTAAATTCTCCCAGGAAAGCTCTGAAGAG ATCTCGCTATTGGATTCTAAACGCAGCATGAACATTGGAATATTTCTACGCCAGTTCAAGAT GCCTCCTACAGAGATAGTTGAGGACATCAAGCAGGGAGCTGGGGACCGTTATGGAGCAGAGAAGCTCACAGAACTTCGCAAGTTGCTGCCTGACACTGAGGAG GAGTCCCGCCTGAGGAGGTTTGGTGGGGAACGGAGATGGCTTGGAAAGCCTGATCTTTTCATGCTGCTGTTGGTGGAAGTCCCCAG TTTTCGGCTTCGTCTGGATGCCATGATACTGCAACAAGAGTTTGACCCTTCTGTGACCTCTCTGTGTGTGGCAGCCAGATGTTTGAGGGAGGCGGCCAGAG AACTGCTCAGCTGTCCTGAGTTACACTCCATCCTTCGTCTGGTGCTGAAAGCTGGGAACTATATGAATGCT GGTGGATATGCAGGAAATGCTGCTGGATTCAGAATTTCATCCCTGCTCAAGTTAGCTGACACCAAAGCCAATAAGCCAGGCATGAATCTGCTGCATTTTGTGGCCATG GAAGCTGTGAAAAAGGACCAGAGTTTGCTGTCATTTCCCAGCCAACTAGGTCATGTTGGCCCCGCCTCCAG GTTGTGTGAGGAGTCTGTGCTGGAGGACGTTATCAAGTTAAAAAGCAGAGTAGTTGCCTTGAAGGCAAACATCcagagtgagacagagattCAGCAGCACACACAACCTTTCCTGGAG GTGGCTGAGGAGCGTctgaaggaggcagaggatgAAGTAGAGGGCATGAAGATGTCGAGTCAGGCTCTGCTGGAGTTCTTCTGTGAGGATGACAGCACTTTCAAACTTGAAGAAGCTTGCAGGGTCATCCACTTATTTTGCCTCCGCTTTCAAAGAGCTGTCCAG gAGAATGCAGAGCGGGAACAGAAAGAACAGAAACGTCTGGAACGTCAGCGTGAGATGGTGGAAAAGCGTCGCTCTCTGGCGGTTTGTACTGGACTGGACCTGAACTTGAGCCTTGCCAGAGAGCCTCACAGTCAAGAGAACAAAGATGAACTGGAGAAACTCCTGGAGAAGAACTTGAGTTATACTTGGAATCGTCGTAGCCTGAGAAGCTCGGACCCCAGAAGACACTCCCAGCGCCCCCACAATGACACACATAACTCGTCCATGCTCAAGAGTTTCCCTGTGCTGGGAACCAGCCCAACATCAACCAGTTATCACTCCAACAGTTCTTCTGACCAAGAGAACACCACTGTCCTTTGTAGTTCTCCAGAGACTGATGGCACATGTTCTCCCATTGAGCAAGAATCTGTTCTAAGTAGCAGGAACAGTGCTCGCCCCAGCCAAAATAACCAGAGCATGAAAGCAGTTATGGTCTCACACGTTGATACATTTAGCACTTGTAAGAATGAGCATGAATTTGCATACAAGCAAAGAGGGCCTGACAACATTTCCTATGTGCTGCAAGGCCAGCTGAAGGAAACGGGACTCTATAAAGGAGCAGACATTTCACTTCAACACGTAGCTTTGATGAGCACTAAATCTTCACCTGGTTCCTGTAATCAAGCTGCTTTAAATACTGATACATCTACATTAAGTATTAAAAGCCAGGCCTCAGTTCATAGGTTTGGTCTGCCACTAACGGACAATAATCATCCTCCTCAACATAAATCTGATGATTCTTCTGTAAAAAAGTCCTTACCTAAGTCTGTTCATATGCGTGGAATACTTTCTCAAAGTGACACAATGGCTGGGCTGTTAAGGTACCAGATATCTGATGCACAAACATCTGTAAATGTTCTAGATAAAGTCCAGCCAGAACCACAGATAAGAGAGACAAGTGTTGAGATGCATTTGCCTAGTCTAAACAAGCAGCCAGACAAAGAAGCCGCATCAACACCTGTGGAGGAGACCTGGATGCCCTCCAGTCTACCAGAgttcagccaatcacagccagAGGAGAGATCTGACTTGCCATGTCCTGCACAACAAATTACAAAGTCATACTCATGTGTTGGTGAAAGCCTAGAGTGTCACACTCTTGTGAAAGGCCTCCGATCCTATGACACCATGTCACCTCCAGCCTCCCCCCTCCCACGACCCGCACCAAGCCTTTGCTCCAAAtggaggaaagagagggaggttGACCTGCGTGAAGGGACATCAACAGGGTATCCGAGATCAAAGGAAGAGACTCGAACCATGAAAATCCCTGTGCGTAGTGGAATACTGGCCAAGAGGGGGCTTGTGTCACGTGCTGGACCTTCCAACAGCACAGGCATTCCCAGGGTCCGCTCCAAAAATGAGCCTTTAAATGGTGCCCCAGTCCCTACAAACACATCCATTGCTATACGGGTATCTACTTCCCGCAGCATATCCATGCGCTCCTCTTCTGGTACACGGCTAGCTGCTGTTCAGGCAGAAGTAAAACGAAGTAACAGTACACGGGAGAGGACTGTAAGTGAGACTCAGAATCCAGCAAAGCTTACCCTGGGCTGCAAGTCATCAAACAGATCTGTACCAGAAAAGCTCTCTGACAGCAAACAGCCAGCCTTCATTAGAGGATCTCCTCTTCGTGTGTCTAAACGACTTGCCCCAAACTCTGAGACGCAGGTTCCTGCCCAGCCTTGCACAACCCACATACCATCCTCTGCCACAGCCAAAACCATACGCACGGCCGTCATAACTGCTGCCCGAAATAAAACTGCCAAGACCACAAGCACGAGTCCATCTTCTACCAACTCTAAAATCCCTACAGTGTCCCGAATACCTGGTCCGAAGCTGCCTCGAGCTACAGTATCTCAGCCACTTTGGAGGTGA
- the fhdc2 gene encoding FH2 domain-containing protein 1 isoform X3 produces the protein MAISLLDSKRSMNIGIFLRQFKMPPTEIVEDIKQGAGDRYGAEKLTELRKLLPDTEEESRLRRFGGERRWLGKPDLFMLLLVEVPSFRLRLDAMILQQEFDPSVTSLCVAARCLREAARELLSCPELHSILRLVLKAGNYMNAGGYAGNAAGFRISSLLKLADTKANKPGMNLLHFVAMEAVKKDQSLLSFPSQLGHVGPASRLCEESVLEDVIKLKSRVVALKANIQSETEIQQHTQPFLEVAEERLKEAEDEVEGMKMSSQALLEFFCEDDSTFKLEEACRVIHLFCLRFQRAVQENAEREQKEQKRLERQREMVEKRRSLAVCTGLDLNLSLAREPHSQENKDELEKLLEKNLSYTWNRRSLRSSDPRRHSQRPHNDTHNSSMLKSFPVLGTSPTSTSYHSNSSSDQENTTVLCSSPETDGTCSPIEQESVLSSRNSARPSQNNQSMKAVMVSHVDTFSTCKNEHEFAYKQRGPDNISYVLQGQLKETGLYKGADISLQHVALMSTKSSPGSCNQAALNTDTSTLSIKSQASVHRFGLPLTDNNHPPQHKSDDSSVKKSLPKSVHMRGILSQSDTMAGLLRYQISDAQTSVNVLDKVQPEPQIRETSVEMHLPSLNKQPDKEAASTPVEETWMPSSLPEFSQSQPEERSDLPCPAQQITKSYSCVGESLECHTLVKGLRSYDTMSPPASPLPRPAPSLCSKWRKEREVDLREGTSTGYPRSKEETRTMKIPVRSGILAKRGLVSRAGPSNSTGIPRVRSKNEPLNGAPVPTNTSIAIRVSTSRSISMRSSSGTRLAAVQAEVKRSNSTRERTVSETQNPAKLTLGCKSSNRSVPEKLSDSKQPAFIRGSPLRVSKRLAPNSETQVPAQPCTTHIPSSATAKTIRTAVITAARNKTAKTTSTSPSSTNSKIPTVSRIPGPKLPRATVSQPLWR, from the exons ATGGCG ATCTCGCTATTGGATTCTAAACGCAGCATGAACATTGGAATATTTCTACGCCAGTTCAAGAT GCCTCCTACAGAGATAGTTGAGGACATCAAGCAGGGAGCTGGGGACCGTTATGGAGCAGAGAAGCTCACAGAACTTCGCAAGTTGCTGCCTGACACTGAGGAG GAGTCCCGCCTGAGGAGGTTTGGTGGGGAACGGAGATGGCTTGGAAAGCCTGATCTTTTCATGCTGCTGTTGGTGGAAGTCCCCAG TTTTCGGCTTCGTCTGGATGCCATGATACTGCAACAAGAGTTTGACCCTTCTGTGACCTCTCTGTGTGTGGCAGCCAGATGTTTGAGGGAGGCGGCCAGAG AACTGCTCAGCTGTCCTGAGTTACACTCCATCCTTCGTCTGGTGCTGAAAGCTGGGAACTATATGAATGCT GGTGGATATGCAGGAAATGCTGCTGGATTCAGAATTTCATCCCTGCTCAAGTTAGCTGACACCAAAGCCAATAAGCCAGGCATGAATCTGCTGCATTTTGTGGCCATG GAAGCTGTGAAAAAGGACCAGAGTTTGCTGTCATTTCCCAGCCAACTAGGTCATGTTGGCCCCGCCTCCAG GTTGTGTGAGGAGTCTGTGCTGGAGGACGTTATCAAGTTAAAAAGCAGAGTAGTTGCCTTGAAGGCAAACATCcagagtgagacagagattCAGCAGCACACACAACCTTTCCTGGAG GTGGCTGAGGAGCGTctgaaggaggcagaggatgAAGTAGAGGGCATGAAGATGTCGAGTCAGGCTCTGCTGGAGTTCTTCTGTGAGGATGACAGCACTTTCAAACTTGAAGAAGCTTGCAGGGTCATCCACTTATTTTGCCTCCGCTTTCAAAGAGCTGTCCAG gAGAATGCAGAGCGGGAACAGAAAGAACAGAAACGTCTGGAACGTCAGCGTGAGATGGTGGAAAAGCGTCGCTCTCTGGCGGTTTGTACTGGACTGGACCTGAACTTGAGCCTTGCCAGAGAGCCTCACAGTCAAGAGAACAAAGATGAACTGGAGAAACTCCTGGAGAAGAACTTGAGTTATACTTGGAATCGTCGTAGCCTGAGAAGCTCGGACCCCAGAAGACACTCCCAGCGCCCCCACAATGACACACATAACTCGTCCATGCTCAAGAGTTTCCCTGTGCTGGGAACCAGCCCAACATCAACCAGTTATCACTCCAACAGTTCTTCTGACCAAGAGAACACCACTGTCCTTTGTAGTTCTCCAGAGACTGATGGCACATGTTCTCCCATTGAGCAAGAATCTGTTCTAAGTAGCAGGAACAGTGCTCGCCCCAGCCAAAATAACCAGAGCATGAAAGCAGTTATGGTCTCACACGTTGATACATTTAGCACTTGTAAGAATGAGCATGAATTTGCATACAAGCAAAGAGGGCCTGACAACATTTCCTATGTGCTGCAAGGCCAGCTGAAGGAAACGGGACTCTATAAAGGAGCAGACATTTCACTTCAACACGTAGCTTTGATGAGCACTAAATCTTCACCTGGTTCCTGTAATCAAGCTGCTTTAAATACTGATACATCTACATTAAGTATTAAAAGCCAGGCCTCAGTTCATAGGTTTGGTCTGCCACTAACGGACAATAATCATCCTCCTCAACATAAATCTGATGATTCTTCTGTAAAAAAGTCCTTACCTAAGTCTGTTCATATGCGTGGAATACTTTCTCAAAGTGACACAATGGCTGGGCTGTTAAGGTACCAGATATCTGATGCACAAACATCTGTAAATGTTCTAGATAAAGTCCAGCCAGAACCACAGATAAGAGAGACAAGTGTTGAGATGCATTTGCCTAGTCTAAACAAGCAGCCAGACAAAGAAGCCGCATCAACACCTGTGGAGGAGACCTGGATGCCCTCCAGTCTACCAGAgttcagccaatcacagccagAGGAGAGATCTGACTTGCCATGTCCTGCACAACAAATTACAAAGTCATACTCATGTGTTGGTGAAAGCCTAGAGTGTCACACTCTTGTGAAAGGCCTCCGATCCTATGACACCATGTCACCTCCAGCCTCCCCCCTCCCACGACCCGCACCAAGCCTTTGCTCCAAAtggaggaaagagagggaggttGACCTGCGTGAAGGGACATCAACAGGGTATCCGAGATCAAAGGAAGAGACTCGAACCATGAAAATCCCTGTGCGTAGTGGAATACTGGCCAAGAGGGGGCTTGTGTCACGTGCTGGACCTTCCAACAGCACAGGCATTCCCAGGGTCCGCTCCAAAAATGAGCCTTTAAATGGTGCCCCAGTCCCTACAAACACATCCATTGCTATACGGGTATCTACTTCCCGCAGCATATCCATGCGCTCCTCTTCTGGTACACGGCTAGCTGCTGTTCAGGCAGAAGTAAAACGAAGTAACAGTACACGGGAGAGGACTGTAAGTGAGACTCAGAATCCAGCAAAGCTTACCCTGGGCTGCAAGTCATCAAACAGATCTGTACCAGAAAAGCTCTCTGACAGCAAACAGCCAGCCTTCATTAGAGGATCTCCTCTTCGTGTGTCTAAACGACTTGCCCCAAACTCTGAGACGCAGGTTCCTGCCCAGCCTTGCACAACCCACATACCATCCTCTGCCACAGCCAAAACCATACGCACGGCCGTCATAACTGCTGCCCGAAATAAAACTGCCAAGACCACAAGCACGAGTCCATCTTCTACCAACTCTAAAATCCCTACAGTGTCCCGAATACCTGGTCCGAAGCTGCCTCGAGCTACAGTATCTCAGCCACTTTGGAGGTGA
- the fhdc2 gene encoding FH2 domain-containing protein 1 isoform X2, translated as MLINLSVAIKEARLSWNTVFHDTVEVTAMDSHAVLVSPSLPPLAPPPPPPPPPPLPASSSSPPFSRTDSARRSRLRKLNWERIPKEKVEGRKSVWTGAAPDEEEFPIDLHSLDELFGQKDSKPQERTNTQRRRSALLHCKFSQESSEEISLLDSKRSMNIGIFLRQFKMPPTEIVEDIKQGAGDRYGAEKLTELRKLLPDTEEESRLRRFGGERRWLGKPDLFMLLLVEVPSFRLRLDAMILQQEFDPSVTSLCVAARCLREAARELLSCPELHSILRLVLKAGNYMNAEAVKKDQSLLSFPSQLGHVGPASRLCEESVLEDVIKLKSRVVALKANIQSETEIQQHTQPFLEVAEERLKEAEDEVEGMKMSSQALLEFFCEDDSTFKLEEACRVIHLFCLRFQRAVQENAEREQKEQKRLERQREMVEKRRSLAVCTGLDLNLSLAREPHSQENKDELEKLLEKNLSYTWNRRSLRSSDPRRHSQRPHNDTHNSSMLKSFPVLGTSPTSTSYHSNSSSDQENTTVLCSSPETDGTCSPIEQESVLSSRNSARPSQNNQSMKAVMVSHVDTFSTCKNEHEFAYKQRGPDNISYVLQGQLKETGLYKGADISLQHVALMSTKSSPGSCNQAALNTDTSTLSIKSQASVHRFGLPLTDNNHPPQHKSDDSSVKKSLPKSVHMRGILSQSDTMAGLLRYQISDAQTSVNVLDKVQPEPQIRETSVEMHLPSLNKQPDKEAASTPVEETWMPSSLPEFSQSQPEERSDLPCPAQQITKSYSCVGESLECHTLVKGLRSYDTMSPPASPLPRPAPSLCSKWRKEREVDLREGTSTGYPRSKEETRTMKIPVRSGILAKRGLVSRAGPSNSTGIPRVRSKNEPLNGAPVPTNTSIAIRVSTSRSISMRSSSGTRLAAVQAEVKRSNSTRERTVSETQNPAKLTLGCKSSNRSVPEKLSDSKQPAFIRGSPLRVSKRLAPNSETQVPAQPCTTHIPSSATAKTIRTAVITAARNKTAKTTSTSPSSTNSKIPTVSRIPGPKLPRATVSQPLWR; from the exons atgctcatcaacctgtctgtgGCCATCAAGGAGGCACGTCTTTCATGGAACACAGTCTTTCATGACACTGTGGAAGTGACAGCCATGGACTCACATGCGGTGCTAGTCTCCCCTTCACTGCCTCCCCTAgcacctccaccacctcctcctccacctcctcctctccctgcgTCGTCCTCCTCCCCCCCTTTCAGCCGGACAGACAGTGCCCGTCGGAGCCGCCTGAGGAAGCTCAACTGGGAGCGTATTCCCAAAGAGAAGGTGGAGGGGAGGAAGAGTGTGTGGACTGGTGCAGCCCCGGATGAGGAAGAGTTCCCTATTGACCTCCATTCATTGGATGAGCTGTTTGGTCAGAAGGACAGTAAGCCCCAGGAGAGAACCAACACTCAAAGACGccgctctgctctgctgcactgTAAATTCTCCCAGGAAAGCTCTGAAGAG ATCTCGCTATTGGATTCTAAACGCAGCATGAACATTGGAATATTTCTACGCCAGTTCAAGAT GCCTCCTACAGAGATAGTTGAGGACATCAAGCAGGGAGCTGGGGACCGTTATGGAGCAGAGAAGCTCACAGAACTTCGCAAGTTGCTGCCTGACACTGAGGAG GAGTCCCGCCTGAGGAGGTTTGGTGGGGAACGGAGATGGCTTGGAAAGCCTGATCTTTTCATGCTGCTGTTGGTGGAAGTCCCCAG TTTTCGGCTTCGTCTGGATGCCATGATACTGCAACAAGAGTTTGACCCTTCTGTGACCTCTCTGTGTGTGGCAGCCAGATGTTTGAGGGAGGCGGCCAGAG AACTGCTCAGCTGTCCTGAGTTACACTCCATCCTTCGTCTGGTGCTGAAAGCTGGGAACTATATGAATGCT GAAGCTGTGAAAAAGGACCAGAGTTTGCTGTCATTTCCCAGCCAACTAGGTCATGTTGGCCCCGCCTCCAG GTTGTGTGAGGAGTCTGTGCTGGAGGACGTTATCAAGTTAAAAAGCAGAGTAGTTGCCTTGAAGGCAAACATCcagagtgagacagagattCAGCAGCACACACAACCTTTCCTGGAG GTGGCTGAGGAGCGTctgaaggaggcagaggatgAAGTAGAGGGCATGAAGATGTCGAGTCAGGCTCTGCTGGAGTTCTTCTGTGAGGATGACAGCACTTTCAAACTTGAAGAAGCTTGCAGGGTCATCCACTTATTTTGCCTCCGCTTTCAAAGAGCTGTCCAG gAGAATGCAGAGCGGGAACAGAAAGAACAGAAACGTCTGGAACGTCAGCGTGAGATGGTGGAAAAGCGTCGCTCTCTGGCGGTTTGTACTGGACTGGACCTGAACTTGAGCCTTGCCAGAGAGCCTCACAGTCAAGAGAACAAAGATGAACTGGAGAAACTCCTGGAGAAGAACTTGAGTTATACTTGGAATCGTCGTAGCCTGAGAAGCTCGGACCCCAGAAGACACTCCCAGCGCCCCCACAATGACACACATAACTCGTCCATGCTCAAGAGTTTCCCTGTGCTGGGAACCAGCCCAACATCAACCAGTTATCACTCCAACAGTTCTTCTGACCAAGAGAACACCACTGTCCTTTGTAGTTCTCCAGAGACTGATGGCACATGTTCTCCCATTGAGCAAGAATCTGTTCTAAGTAGCAGGAACAGTGCTCGCCCCAGCCAAAATAACCAGAGCATGAAAGCAGTTATGGTCTCACACGTTGATACATTTAGCACTTGTAAGAATGAGCATGAATTTGCATACAAGCAAAGAGGGCCTGACAACATTTCCTATGTGCTGCAAGGCCAGCTGAAGGAAACGGGACTCTATAAAGGAGCAGACATTTCACTTCAACACGTAGCTTTGATGAGCACTAAATCTTCACCTGGTTCCTGTAATCAAGCTGCTTTAAATACTGATACATCTACATTAAGTATTAAAAGCCAGGCCTCAGTTCATAGGTTTGGTCTGCCACTAACGGACAATAATCATCCTCCTCAACATAAATCTGATGATTCTTCTGTAAAAAAGTCCTTACCTAAGTCTGTTCATATGCGTGGAATACTTTCTCAAAGTGACACAATGGCTGGGCTGTTAAGGTACCAGATATCTGATGCACAAACATCTGTAAATGTTCTAGATAAAGTCCAGCCAGAACCACAGATAAGAGAGACAAGTGTTGAGATGCATTTGCCTAGTCTAAACAAGCAGCCAGACAAAGAAGCCGCATCAACACCTGTGGAGGAGACCTGGATGCCCTCCAGTCTACCAGAgttcagccaatcacagccagAGGAGAGATCTGACTTGCCATGTCCTGCACAACAAATTACAAAGTCATACTCATGTGTTGGTGAAAGCCTAGAGTGTCACACTCTTGTGAAAGGCCTCCGATCCTATGACACCATGTCACCTCCAGCCTCCCCCCTCCCACGACCCGCACCAAGCCTTTGCTCCAAAtggaggaaagagagggaggttGACCTGCGTGAAGGGACATCAACAGGGTATCCGAGATCAAAGGAAGAGACTCGAACCATGAAAATCCCTGTGCGTAGTGGAATACTGGCCAAGAGGGGGCTTGTGTCACGTGCTGGACCTTCCAACAGCACAGGCATTCCCAGGGTCCGCTCCAAAAATGAGCCTTTAAATGGTGCCCCAGTCCCTACAAACACATCCATTGCTATACGGGTATCTACTTCCCGCAGCATATCCATGCGCTCCTCTTCTGGTACACGGCTAGCTGCTGTTCAGGCAGAAGTAAAACGAAGTAACAGTACACGGGAGAGGACTGTAAGTGAGACTCAGAATCCAGCAAAGCTTACCCTGGGCTGCAAGTCATCAAACAGATCTGTACCAGAAAAGCTCTCTGACAGCAAACAGCCAGCCTTCATTAGAGGATCTCCTCTTCGTGTGTCTAAACGACTTGCCCCAAACTCTGAGACGCAGGTTCCTGCCCAGCCTTGCACAACCCACATACCATCCTCTGCCACAGCCAAAACCATACGCACGGCCGTCATAACTGCTGCCCGAAATAAAACTGCCAAGACCACAAGCACGAGTCCATCTTCTACCAACTCTAAAATCCCTACAGTGTCCCGAATACCTGGTCCGAAGCTGCCTCGAGCTACAGTATCTCAGCCACTTTGGAGGTGA
- the rhogd gene encoding ras homolog gene family, member Gd, which produces MQTIKCVVVGDGAVGKTCLLISYTTNAFPEEYIPTVFDNYSAQMSVDGRTVSLNLWDTAGQEEYDRLRTLSYPQTNVFIICFSIGSPSSHANVRHKWHPEVSHHCPNVPILLVGTKKDLRGDAETVKKLKEQGLAPTTQQQGNALAKQIGAVKYMECSALLQEGVREVFADAVRAVLYPVTKKNTKKCVLL; this is translated from the coding sequence ATGCAGACCATAAAGTGTGTAGTGGTGGGTGACGGAGCAGTAGGTAAAACCTGTCTACTTATCTCTTATACCACCAATGCCTTCCCTGAAGAGTACATTCCCACAGTGTTCGACAACTACAGTGCTCAAATGAGTGTGGATGGCCGCACTGTCAGCCTAAACTTGTGGGACACAGCAGGCCAGGAGGAGTATGACCGCCTCCGCACACTCTCTTATCCCCAGACCAACGTCTTCATCATCTGCTTTTCCATTGGCAGCCCATCTTCCCATGCCAACGTGAGGCACAAATGGCACCCTGAGGTGTCTCACCACTGCCCAAATGTGCCCATCCTGCTTGTGGGCACTAAGAAGGACCTGAGGGGTGATGCAGAAACAGTGAAGAAGTTGAAGGAGCAGGGCCTGGCCCCTACCACCCAACAACAGGGCAATGCTCTGGCCAAGCAGATTGGGGCTGTGAAATACATGGAGTGTTCTGCTCTGCTACAGGAGGGTGTCAGGGAAGTGTTTGCTGATGCTGTGAGAGCAGTGTTGTATCCAGTCACAAAAAAGAACACCAAGAAGTGTGTCCTGTTGTAA